GCGTCGCACCGCGCCCCTGGAGTTTGCCGAGGCGATTGGTATTGTCTTTCGTGACGAGGCGGAGGCCAATGACCTGGCCCGCCGCCTGCACAGCAAAATCTCCAAGCTGAAGGATAATTACTTCCAGGTTCTGAAGCTGGTGTTCTACAAAGGGCTGAAAGAAGGCGAGGCCGCCGAGGTCATGGGTCTGCCCGCCGACAAGGTTTACAGCCTGAAGTCCGATGCGCTCAAACGTCTGCGCAAGCTCTGCCTGAAAGATCCGGTCTTTCGATCCTTGTTTTATTCGTGAGGGAGTAACGATTGCTGAGGTTCCCATGCCATGCACCTATGAAGACCGTCTCGAGATTATTGCCGCCTATGTTCGTCACCAGTTGCCCGAGCAGGCGCAGGAATCCTTCGAAGAACACTACCTGGGCTGCGACGAGTGCGGCCGCGACCTGCTGCTCATGGAGAAGACGGCGCTGGTCATGAAGCGTCACGGCGATTTGATTTTTCAACGCCGCCACCGCACCCCCGCCTTTCTGCGCAATTTCCTCCACAGAAAAACGCACGACTCGATTGGCGCGCTCGCCGTGCACTGGCTGCGTGCGCACGGCCCGGCTCTGGCCGGCTATGCCGTGCTCGTGCTCATTCTGGGCGCCGGCTATTTCTGGTTGGATCGTTACCAACACACCGCTGGCGACGAATCCTCCGGCCAGTACGACGAAGCCGGAACTGCCGGCCCTTCCTTTTCCGCCGGTCAAACGCCTGCCCACCTGCGGCAGCCGGAGTGGCCGGCCAGCAGCGTTGCCGGCGTGCCAGATCCCGCTCTGGCTCAAATGTGGGAAGAAGCCCGCCAGGCCTATGAGAAACAGCAATACCAACAAGCTTTGCCGCTGCTGGCCTCGCTCGTGCAAGCGCTGCCGGACCAACCACGACTGCTGCTTTTCCAGGGCGTCAGTCTGTTGCGAATCGGAAAGCCGGAAGCTGCGCGCGCGGTTTTGCATGATCTCGTCCAACGCCAGCCTGACGATTCCGCCGCGCAATGGTTCCTCGCTGAATCCTGCCTCGAACAAGATCCCGATCAAGCACAACTCCTCTACGAACAACTCGCCGCCCGCGGTGATTCACTCTATCGCGCCGCGGCACGGCAGAGAATCCACCGGCATTAGACGCTACTGCTGAATTCTATCTCGCCGACTTGCCGGATGCAAACCCGCGGCGGATCCGCCGCGGGTTTGCGGCATTGCGTCAGCCAAAAAGAACTTGCAAATGTGGCTGGCGCGACTAAATTCCCGTTCACATTATCGTATTCCTCTGGAAAAAACAGCGCGATCGCGAAGTCTTTTCCAGCTTGCTTCGTTTGCAGTCTGGTAGACTGCGTGACGAATGACTTGCCCTGGATTTTCACCTCTATCAAACTGGCAGTGGAGTTTTATGGCGAGAAGCAAAAGCAAACAGCGCCGCATGCGCATGGAGCGCCGGCAAAAGCTGAGGGCCCGCATTAAACGCCGGAAAAAAACGCGCAAAGCCGCCGCGGCCGCCTCTTGAAGTGAGTGAGGCCCGCGCCGGCCCTCGCGGGCAGCGCGAATTACGCGGAAAAGAGAACCATCTGTCACGCGCGTAATTCGCCTGCTCCCGCGGCCTGCTCGGCATTGCCGTTTATCTCCAGATTGCAGCCGTACGCAGAAAAAAGATTGCTCCAACAAGTTGCCGGCCTCGTCGCTGCCCAGGCCGCGCGTTGTTTCCGTGCCTGCCTTTCACCTGCCCAGTGCCGAGTCATTCCGCCGCCTCCCTCTTTGCCGCCATCGTCAGCGCAGACGCATTGCCGCTCTGCGGAGTTCCTGTTGGTGAAACGAGAGTTCCAATCCGTCTTGCCTCTCGCCGGTGGTTCTCATGGTGCATTCAAAATACAGGTTCGCGGACACGCATCGGGTCGTTCTGCGCCGCGTTTGGGCGGGATTGGCAGTCTGGGCGATTCTCCTCACCGGCCTTCGTTCCCAGCCCGCTGTGCCGCCGCATTTTTCCGCCGACTCGCTGCGCACGGGCCTGCAATATCTGACCGCCTTGCAGCAAGCGGACTCGCTCACTTTTGCGCGGGAGTTCGAGGCCGAATTCCGGCTGCTGCTGGAAGACGGCGAGCAGCGCGACTATGATGGCCTGCCTACGCTGCCGGCGCGCAAAGCCTTCATTGCCGCGTATTGGAAAGCGAACGACCCCAACCCGCTGCGCCCCCGCAACGATCGTTTGGACGATCACTTGCGCCGGCGCGAGTACGCGCGCCAGCACTTCGCCGCTGCCACGCCGCCTTATTGCGATGATCGCGGCAAATTCTACCTCAAGTACGGCAAGCCCTTCCGGCGTTATCAGGATCCGGGCGGCTACCGCCGCATCGCCTTTTTCAATCCCGTCACCTATGCCCGGGTGGCGCGGCTTTATCCTTTCCAACAAGCTCCGCAAGAACACTACTTCGTGGTTGCCAATGAAAGCTGGGGCTATGAAAACGTGACGCCCGATTTCGTGGTGCATTTCAAGCGCGTCGGCAGCGTGTTTCGCGAGGTGCACAGTTTGACCGAGTTGGCGGCGAGTCAGCTCCGCCGCAATCAAGCCTGGCAATGGGGAGATTTGATCAAGCAGCGCGCCGGCGTTTCGCCGGTGCTGGTGCGCGCCGCAGATGAAGTGGGCAAGCTCGAGATGGCGCTGCTGCAGGCCGCCACGCTCAGCCGCCGCGGTGAGCTTTCGCCCGGCGAGCTGACTGCGCCGAGCGAACGCCTTTTGATAATTGCGCGGCAGAGTGAATCGGAAAGCGCAGCGGCGCGGCGGATCGCGCCGGCGAGCGCGCACGAGCCGGCGCCTGCCGATCGCCTGCCGTTTGCGGAGAGCATCGCCCAGTTTCGCGCAGCCGGTGGCAAAACGCGCGTCGAAGTCACCCTGCTGGCGCCGCTGGCAAAATTTTCTGCCGGCCGCGGAGAAGTCAACGCAGAGGACAGTGTGGCCGTCGACTTTGCCTGGCTGCTGCGCGATCAAAACTGGGACTCGCTCGCCGCGCAACACCAGTGCGTTCGCTTTCCGCTGCGCTGGGCACAGCAGGAAAATCTGCCCAACGCCGTGGGCTTCTTTGCAATCCTCTCACCGCCGCAAAGCGTGACACTCTCGCTGCAGGTGCAGAATCTCCCAACGGCGCAGCTCGGCTATGCCACCCGGCCTTTGCAGATTCGGGCCTTCGCGACTGACAGCCTGCAGCTCAGCGATGTGCAGTTCTATTTGAAAATCGACAATGACAAACAAAGCCGCATACTGCCGCAAATTTTGAAGCAGCAGCTTGCGCTCGCGCCCTACCCGTGGACGACGCTGCGCAAAAGCCTGCCGGTGTTCTGCTATTTTGAAATCTACAACCTGCAGGCGGCAGGCCTGGGGGAGAGCTATGAGCTGAGCTACGAAATCACCTCCGGCCGGTCCGACGCCGGCACCACGGCGCTGCGCGTGTCGCACGCGCAGGCCATCACTGACGACACAGCCGCCGAGTTGATCGCACTCGCGCTCGAAGATTTGGCCAATGGCCCGCATCTCCTCAAGATCACCGTGCGCGAGGCGAACTCGCATCGAATTGCCGCCAGCGTGGAACGCGCGATTGTGATCGAAGATTGAAACGGCCGCACCCTTTGCAGTGACTGCGTTTCCTGCGCAGTTTCTTGCCGCACGATCGCCCGCCCTGTGCCCGGTCAAATCGACTGTAACCGTCACCTCACAAAAATCCGCAGCCGGCTGGTTTGGTCACTATTCTACTGCTGAGCAGAATGCAGTTCGAAGCAAGTGTTGGCGACCTATCCGCGCAAAGGCATGAATGTCCGGCCCTGTCATATCCTTGTTGCAACGCTGTTCCTGTGGTTCAGCCTGAGTGCCAGTTCTTCGGTGTCAGCCCAGACGAGCACTCCGGCCGTGACCGAAATGCGGAATGCGTTTCAACAGTTGAATTACACCGCTGCCAAAAAAGCGGGTGAACAAGCGTTGCAACACTGGCAACGCTTGACGCCGCAGCAGGCCATCGAGGTGCATCAAGTGCTGGGTGTGATTGCCTACAGTGAGGGTGATTTTTTCGAGGCCAAGTCGCAATTCGAACAGGCGCTCTCGCTGGAGCCGGATCTCAAGCTGGATTCGCTGTATGTGTCGCCCAAGATCCACCAGTTTTTGGATCAACTCAAAGCCAATCTGGCCATGGGCAATGGGCACAGCAGTGGCACATTGCGCTATTTGGTGATTCCCGACCTCCGGCCGCAAGCAGCGCTGCGCTCGTTGCTGCTGCCGGGTTTGGGCCAGTTTCACAAGAACCAGAAGTCCAAAGGGCGAGCGTTGATGGCCGGTGCAGGCGCGGGCGTGGTGCTCACCGGCGCCTTGCATCTGCGCCGCGAGAAAGCGCGGGAGAATTATCTTTCCGCCTCGACAATTGCCAAGGCGGAGGCCACTTATCGCCGCTACAACACCCTCAACCGGGCGCGCAATCTCTCGGCTCTGTTGACCAGTGGCCTCTGGCTTTATTCGTTCTTCGACGCATTGACTTCGCCCGCGGCGCAACCGCCGCCGGTGGGCCTGCTGCCGGTGCCCGCAACAGGGAAGGTTGTGGCCGGCTTGAGTTGGCAGGTACGCTTTTGAAGTGAGAAATCTCATTACACTAACTGGGAAAAGTTTTCTCACCGCGTTTGCCGCTCCAACCCGCTGTCTTCGACAACTTCCCCATAACCTGAGACGATTCAAGCGGCTTGCACTCTGCCGCCGAGCTTTGCCGTCACCGGCGTTTTTGGCACCGCCTTTGCGTGAAAAGAGCGCGCGGATATTCAGCACGGCCGGGTGCGGAATCGCCTTCTGCTCACAAATTGTCTGCGGCGATCGTGTATGCCTTTGCCGGGCCGCCAACCGGCAAGTCCTGCACCGCGATGATTCGCATTCACCATCATTCAGGAAGAAGATGAGATAGGAAGAAGGACATGAAGAACCGAAATTGGATCACTGCAGTTGGAATTGTTCTCGCCTGTATGAACCTGCCCGGCCTGGCCGAGCCTGCGTTTCATCCCTTTGACACCAAGACCAAGATCCGGCTGGAGAAACGCGGCATCTGGATCGAATCGGAGATTTCTCCGCAAGCCTTGTTGGTGGCACTGCCGGCGATCGATCAAAACGGCGACGGCCGCTTGGAAGAGGCCGAGCTTTCGCAGGGGCACGATTTGATTCTGGCCTATTACGCCAACCGCGTCGATCTCAAAACCGACTTGCGCGCGCTCAATGCGGACAGCACCTATTTTGCATTTCGTTCGCCCGTCTCTCCCAACGCCGTGCCGGACCGCTTTTTCATTTATCATTGGTACGCCATGCTGCGCCCGCCGCAGGAAGTGCAGATCACGAACCGCCTGTTTGATGATGTGGCGGAGGGTTGCGTGCATCAAGGCTCGCTCATCAATCAAGAAACCGTTTTGAGTTTCAAGTTTCCGGCAGCGGGCAGCGAGACGCGCGCGGCGGGCAATACCGTGCGATTCGAATTTGCCACCGACGGCAAGGTCAGGCTGATCGACACCAGCACCAACATTGCGCAGGCCGGTTACGTGTGGGTGGGGGTCGGACTCGGCGGCTTGTTGCTGCTGCGTCTGGCTTCCGCGGCGCGGGCGCGCTGGGGCCGCTCGGAGAAACTCGAAGTGCAGGAGGAGGAAGAAGAAGAGATGGAGGAAAGTCCGGCTTTTAGTTGAGTTCACGGCTTGCGGTGTGAACCGCGGCCGGTGATCAATGCAGTATAGACTATGGGTGGAATGCGGACAATGGTCGCAAGGATCGGCGCGCCGGCTACGGAAGGCTCCCGCGCAGTTCTGCCGCGCCACAGTAGTGCAGTGCCGACATTCTGATTGCAATATCAAAAGCCCCGAGCATGCCGTTGATGCCCGGGGCTTTTGATTATCTATCTTCGCCGGCGACTCGTCGTGACAAGAATGAAATGCGAATTACAATTCCGTTCACTTTTTCACTTGCTGAAACCGTCTTTGTCTGGCAACCTTTCCATTTCTTGGGAAACCGTTTGACGGCACGAATCTTGCCTGAATAAGTCCTGAGCTGTCGAACTCCGTTTTGGGGCTGTCAGAAGACCTCCCACCTCCCGTTTCGCGTCTCAATTGTCTCACCTCATCAACTTGGACTTTATGCACCGGATCAACAAAAACCGGGGAGCGCACGGCAATATTCATTCTTTCACATTAGTTCATCGAATTCCTTTCAATCATTCCCGTTGTGGGAGAGCTGGGGCATTATGTCAGTTGAAACTGATGCCGAGGGAAGGCGCTTTTATTTTGCCGGCAAACCTGTCAATCATCCACAAAGGCCGATGGCCCATGGCGAAGCCGTCTGCCAATCATCGCGTGTGGCGGGTGTTCCCTCGCACGCCTGGCGTTTGTGTGCCGGCACGGTTGGTCGTGGGAGGCGAGAACAAGACAGGATGCCTGGGGGTCTGTGATGCCGTGGAAGGAAATACTCGAGCTGGTGCTCAGCATAATGAAATCAAAACCGGCGAAACGGCTCTTCAAGAAGTTGACTTCGCGGAGGGCCAGAAAGCGATACGTTGCGATCATCCTTCTTCTGCTCATCGTCCTTCTGTCCATGGAGGTGATCAATGCGGGCATAAGGGTATTTCGAAACCTCCTCAGTGAGACTGGGAAGAGACAAGTTCAGACCCAACAACAAATCGAAAATCTCAACGAGGAGACTGCCCAGCTCGACCGGCAACAGCAGGACGCCTCGATGGCTTTGGACGCGCTGCAGTTGCAGGGAGAGACTCTGCTGAGCAGCCTGGACATTCTGCGTGATGAGCACGCGAAAGAGCTGCACTCTCTGGATTCCAGCGCGAGTGAAATGGTACCGGCAAAGCAGAATCGCGCACCAGAAGTCACCATCGAATCCTTTTCGCCCGAACCGCTTGCCGCGTACTCGGCGTTCGATCGTCCGCTGCAGCAGCGGCACACCGATCTGGTTGACATCATCACGGCAAACAGCGACTCTGCCGGCGATGAACACCACCTCGGGCTCATTCGGCAGGAACTAGCAAAACACAACGCGACCCTGGCGGATTTGTACGCCAGGCACGTTAAGATGACTCCCGGGCTGAAGGGACATGTGAAGATTCGCTTCAGAATAGATGCCAGAGGCTTTTTGATGATGCCGCACCTCATCGAAAACGGCCTGGAACCCAATGCAGCAGCCGCACGCTTCATCGAAGAAATCCAGCAGAAAATGATTTACTGGAGGGATTTCCCTGTGACTGCTGAACATGAGGAGACCTTCTACCTCGCAACTTATCAATTCGGCAGCGAACAGTGAGCATACACCCAGCGGTTCCACTCACCGCGGGGCGACCAGAAACTGGCGCTCGCAGCCGACAGTGCAAGACATCATACTCTTCGCAGGAAGCTGAGCTCTTATGTACCTTGAGGATTACGAGGTCTATTCGCCCACGGGGCAATCGCAAGAGGAAAGCGCACGCGACGCTGCAAGACGGCCGCAAATCGAGCGAGCAAGAACTGCCATGGAACGACCATCCCCAAAGTCTCAGCGCGGCAGGAAGCCGCAGGGCGGGCTGCCCAACCGCGGGTTGCTAAAACTCGGTCTGACGCTTGGCATTTTGATGAGCGCCGGCCTGCTGCTGGCAAATGTCCGCGCCTTGAGAGACACGCTGCAGCAGATTACTGCAATCGAGAACAGTAGCCGGGCCATCGACCGCGAAATCGCAACCCTGCGCGCTACGAACGAAAGGCTGAAGGCGACCATCCAGCGACAGTCTGAAGAGATCGACACGCTGAAGGCAGTGCTTGAATCTGCATTCAAGGCTTTGGATACTTTGACTGTCGCGCGTCGGCTCGACAGGGCTTCGTTGTCGCTCGAAAATGAGGAAGCCAGTGATCCGGCATTGGTTGAGCGCGAATCTCTTGCCGGCAGGCAGTCCCGTCTGTCTTCTGCAGATTTCATGGCGCTGGAGCAAGCCTCGCTGAGGCAGTATCGGTCTCGTGCCGGCATTCCGCCGGCCATCGCAGGATTAAAAGGCCGGCGTGTTGGTGGCCGAGATCCTCAGGCCATCAGAAGTGTGATTCAGCGGCATGATCCGGCTATTACTGATCTTTATCAGAGAGAGCTTCGCAACAACCCGGATCTGCGGGGAAGTCTGACCCTCCGCTTTCGAATCGACGAAAACGGGTATCTGACGAATCCTGAAATTGTAGGCACCACGCTGCGTGCGCCTGGTCTTGAGCAGAAAATCTTGGAAAAGATGCGGCGCTGGCGTGACTTTGGCAAGTCGCTCGATTACACTGGAGAGACAGGGTATCAATTGACGTATGTATTTGGTGATTCGCTGAGCGCCCAGAGCTTTGCGATCTATGCTGTTCATTGAGTCGCGATGGAAATTGATTCATCCCCTTGCCTTGTCCCAGTTCATCATCTGCTTTTCACCCCCGTAAAGCAGATTACCACATTGCTGTCATAGAACCCACCCTTTCTTTGTCTTTCATGCGTGCCAATTCAAGCAGCCGATGAATGACGGCTGGCCTGCTGCGCCGCGAAACCAGGTCCACAATCTGTTTTTGAGCGAGTTGCGCGCAGGAAGAACTCGCCAGCCTCGGAAGCCAACCTTTGCTCTTCTGGCGGGCATATGCTTTGCGTTGTGACTGGGTCGCTATGAACGAAGCGAGTCTCACAATGCGAAGGAGATTGCGATGGCAACAAGACCAACCCGCATTTTCGCAATAATCACTCTGAGCCTGGCCCTGCTGCACGGCATCGGACAAACCCAACCCGGCTATCAATTCGGCCAAAACAAAGTTCAGTATAAAAACTTTAAATGGCAGGTGTTGCGCACCGAACATTTCGATGTGCATTACTATCCCGAGGAAGCCGAAGCTGCGCAAGATGCGGCGCGCATGGCCGAGCGCGGCTATGCTTATCTCAGCGACGTGCTCGACCATCAAATCAAAAGCCGCATTCCGCTGGTGCTGTATGCTTCGCTCAACGATTTTCAGCAAACCAATGTGGTTGATGGTTTGATCGGCGACGGCACGCGC
The window above is part of the bacterium genome. Proteins encoded here:
- a CDS encoding GWxTD domain-containing protein — encoded protein: MVHSKYRFADTHRVVLRRVWAGLAVWAILLTGLRSQPAVPPHFSADSLRTGLQYLTALQQADSLTFAREFEAEFRLLLEDGEQRDYDGLPTLPARKAFIAAYWKANDPNPLRPRNDRLDDHLRRREYARQHFAAATPPYCDDRGKFYLKYGKPFRRYQDPGGYRRIAFFNPVTYARVARLYPFQQAPQEHYFVVANESWGYENVTPDFVVHFKRVGSVFREVHSLTELAASQLRRNQAWQWGDLIKQRAGVSPVLVRAADEVGKLEMALLQAATLSRRGELSPGELTAPSERLLIIARQSESESAAARRIAPASAHEPAPADRLPFAESIAQFRAAGGKTRVEVTLLAPLAKFSAGRGEVNAEDSVAVDFAWLLRDQNWDSLAAQHQCVRFPLRWAQQENLPNAVGFFAILSPPQSVTLSLQVQNLPTAQLGYATRPLQIRAFATDSLQLSDVQFYLKIDNDKQSRILPQILKQQLALAPYPWTTLRKSLPVFCYFEIYNLQAAGLGESYELSYEITSGRSDAGTTALRVSHAQAITDDTAAELIALALEDLANGPHLLKITVREANSHRIAASVERAIVIED
- a CDS encoding AgmX/PglI C-terminal domain-containing protein; translation: MERPSPKSQRGRKPQGGLPNRGLLKLGLTLGILMSAGLLLANVRALRDTLQQITAIENSSRAIDREIATLRATNERLKATIQRQSEEIDTLKAVLESAFKALDTLTVARRLDRASLSLENEEASDPALVERESLAGRQSRLSSADFMALEQASLRQYRSRAGIPPAIAGLKGRRVGGRDPQAIRSVIQRHDPAITDLYQRELRNNPDLRGSLTLRFRIDENGYLTNPEIVGTTLRAPGLEQKILEKMRRWRDFGKSLDYTGETGYQLTYVFGDSLSAQSFAIYAVH
- a CDS encoding tetratricopeptide repeat protein: MRNAFQQLNYTAAKKAGEQALQHWQRLTPQQAIEVHQVLGVIAYSEGDFFEAKSQFEQALSLEPDLKLDSLYVSPKIHQFLDQLKANLAMGNGHSSGTLRYLVIPDLRPQAALRSLLLPGLGQFHKNQKSKGRALMAGAGAGVVLTGALHLRREKARENYLSASTIAKAEATYRRYNTLNRARNLSALLTSGLWLYSFFDALTSPAAQPPPVGLLPVPATGKVVAGLSWQVRF
- a CDS encoding tetratricopeptide repeat protein; translation: MPCTYEDRLEIIAAYVRHQLPEQAQESFEEHYLGCDECGRDLLLMEKTALVMKRHGDLIFQRRHRTPAFLRNFLHRKTHDSIGALAVHWLRAHGPALAGYAVLVLILGAGYFWLDRYQHTAGDESSGQYDEAGTAGPSFSAGQTPAHLRQPEWPASSVAGVPDPALAQMWEEARQAYEKQQYQQALPLLASLVQALPDQPRLLLFQGVSLLRIGKPEAARAVLHDLVQRQPDDSAAQWFLAESCLEQDPDQAQLLYEQLAARGDSLYRAAARQRIHRH
- a CDS encoding sigma-70 family RNA polymerase sigma factor, with the protein product MVKYYLIKNWHLDGVDLEEVVQDTMLAALQSYPNYKGLNDAKPGTFLIGIANNVAQTHFRKKGNWQRRTAPLEFAEAIGIVFRDEAEANDLARRLHSKISKLKDNYFQVLKLVFYKGLKEGEAAEVMGLPADKVYSLKSDALKRLRKLCLKDPVFRSLFYS